The nucleotide window AATTACAAAGCctaatgtctctctctcttccaccccctcccccaacacacacacatgcgcgccacacacacacacacacacacacacaaagatgGCCAAGAAATCTGTTCAAGCACATCAACAAATTTAAACATAAATTTTGTTAGGCGAGCTCACTGCTCAGGCACCTTATGAACAAAAACAGTTCATtcaggaaatgaagaaaaacaaatgaaacgTGCAGTTGCATGCACAGAGGGACCATGGTGGTCAATGCAAGGCGATGCTCAATCTTGGGTTTCCTCTGGCTTCTTGGCAGTAGACTTTAGATACCATCCAACAGAAGCTGCTATTGCTATCACACCAGAGAGGACCGCATAGTTCCTGTATTTGTCAGTTGAAGTGCCAGAAGATGAAGAAGCAGAAGGGCTGCTTGATTTGGCATCAGTTGCTGTTGTCTTAACTGCTGTTGGGTGTTCTTCTGGCTTATATCCctgaaaagttttaaaataaagatCAGCTTTTAATGCAAAAAGAATCTGAACCTTGGGTGCTCACCCACATGATATTTccatttgaagaagaaaaaaatgaaagaaaagtgacTTCAACTTTGTATCATTAGAGGTTTTCTAAATGCCAGTTTGCTGCTGATGTTTGAAATGATTGTTAAGGTACCTTAGAAACCTTCAAAAGAGTTCTTAATAGCTTGGCGAGAAGGTAAACTGGCTTAAAATTGGTTAGCTTTTTTCTTTAGACAAAAACTGCATGACAACTCATATCTCAAGTAGTCAAATTACGAGCCTAAACGAGGAAAACTTTAACCAAAGTGAAGACCCTTATATGGAGCTTTCcctttcaacattttctctgTTCCTTCTCCTCATACTATGAACCAACAATTCCTTTCTCTATGCTCCTGCCATGATCATGGACAGGCAAAACAATATCCTGGACAAAAAATGcgttattttgaaaaaaacacaaaaaaaacgtgagaaaatgaaatgccgtttaaaactaaaaaaaaaacatttgaaaaaaaacatgaaaaacgaaaaaaaagcGTTTTTAACATgctttttttgcgttttttcaccttttttttcattttttttttaatgccaaacagtttttttttttcattttctattttttatttgttgcaaaatctactatgtttgtgttattattttctcacttattttatttttctccatttttagttttttaatttttttttaaaataccgtttttttcctgtatttttCAAGCCCGCCGTATTATggtgagaaaaacctcaccgtttaaaactccaagacgttatttgtgactatgattggAATTATATAGCTATAGTGGAAAgataatgtttttttacatATCCCAGTGAAAACATGCTCAGAAATAGGCAATAAATATACCTCAGTATAATAACCATGGAGTTTTCTAAAGCAAAAGCTTATGTGGTGCAACTCTTAGTTGCGGGTATTTCTAATCAGAGGGAACCATGTACCTTGCGAGCAATCTTCTCTAACTTCTCTTGTTCAACTTTCTGCAGAAGAAGCATACCAATATTTAATTTTGGTTTCACAACATAGACACAGTTTAGGACAAACAGAAATACaatatgagaaaacaaatataaaaagaaaaactacaaaaattaatcacaaaaaaaaaagttggatataAGGAAACATAAACCTGCAAGTTAATTGGCAGTGCAAAGAGAGCCCTCTGAATGACATAATTGGGCATGGCACCAAGCACTTTTACACTCACCTAAAGATATTTTTACTCCCAAAGATGTTCTCTATGCCCAAATAAAATTGCAATAAAACAATAAGGTAAATAGCCACAGAGACGCTCGAACACAGCAACAACTCAAGATCTATAATAACGTTAAAAATTAGCAAAAGTATGGTCTGCATTTAGGCACATTATAAGTTCTTATTGTTGCCATTTAGTTGGAATTTTCTTCCTCTATCTCCCAAATTCATTATCGATAGGCTTAAGCATCTTCAAGGGGCATATATTTGTTAGATGCAGATAGGTTCCAACATCCAAGGAAGGTAGATTTACCACAAATTTCTTTATGAACAAATGATGAAGGGAAAAATATTATCATAGGAAATTAGGTTAACTATCCCCATGAACGAAatgccaaaggaaaaagaagggacTCCCAAAAAAGCATGATCAACAATCAGCACTATCATCCACcaggaaatggaaaaagaaaaagtcattCCCGATCTCAAAGTCGAAAATTTCCGTCCGCAACGGAGATTGATGCTCCTTCTCCATAAAAATGGAAATCAATATGGAACATATACAGACGACAGAAGTTGGGGAGGAAACAATACCTTGATATAGACGTTCTCAGCCGCCTTTTCTTCCTCGCTCAGGATCTTCCCACTGCCGCTACTCGAGAACCGCCGGAAAAATGTCCTCACACTGGTGGTTCTGGCGcccatcgccattgccatcgcCCCGTTTCCTCCTCGGCCACGCACCCGTCTTCTGTCGACGGTTCCTCGTTGATCGGATCCTTTTCTTCGCTCCAGCTGCCGCTCGAGAGGGTTTTGGCCTGCCCCTCTCTCTACATCCACGCGTTTTGAGAAGGAGGGAATAGCTGGATTTATAGGTACAATCTGGGTCTTGCGTCTACTTTATGCCTCGTGTATTCCGTTGAAGATGCCATCggtttcaaatataaattgaTAGTAAATTAGAAACCGGATACaaattatataagaaaaattcaCGTTGAATATaaacatacatttttttaatgtactttcagttattattaaaaaataatattatttacTGATTTGGTGGAACTTGGATTTAATTATATGTGAAATTAGAATATAACTCAGTCAACACTTCCAAACGAACAGTGGTATTTATAAAGTCAATGACCTTTCAAAAAAGGGCCGTGAGGAGCCAGGCCTGCTCGGAGCTATTTTTGGCTTTTTACAATATGTGACACTCTAACCAATGACTTATCGCTTACCAGCCACTGGCTTCGTTAGGGTTTCTACCCCATGCCAAATAGTATAATTAATATTTTCCTATGAAAAAGAGTGGCAATAATTTAGACTTACCAAGATTAAAAGTTTTGGGAGAACTATCATGATTCTAAAGGAAATCAAGATTTTTACGTGACAATCAAGATATTTGAATATTCCAAACTTCCTAATAGGATAATCAAAATTCTTAACCTCAAGGGCCAGCAACAATACCTGTTATAGATAAGGATGGACATCGGGTTGGGCCGGCCCGGTCCAAGGCTCGACAAAGTCGGGCTTGGGCTGCCCTAAAGCCTTTGACAGCAGCCCAAACCCGGTCCGCTTAGTTATCGGGCCAGGCCAGACAATCAACTTCATATCCGTCGGTATCCGGTTTTATGTCAagccttatttgaaactcttaacttcattttttaatatctcaGAAACAAGAATCGATGTATTTAAGTGTCTCTAAGAGAGCTATCCGTGGCACGCGAAAAGATTCTAAGGGAGCCAAAAGATTCTAAGGGAGCCTTCAGTGATGCAATAAAAGTTTGTATTTGGACATcacatcaatatatatatataaaagagagggagagagaaagaaagaaaaaacaaaagaaaaaaatgtagagAGATACTTTTTAGAAACATATATCGGGCCGGCTCGGGCCCCCAATACCCAGCTCGAGCCAGTCAGGGccaataagtttttttttttttttttttttttaaatctggcCAGCCCGAATATCAAATAGCCAATCCAAGGCCAGCCCATTACAGGCCAGGTACCCGACTACCCCCGAACTTGTTGCCCACCCTTAATTATAGATGTGGACATCATGCTACCTTGTCCTTTGAAGGACTTAAGAAGGTTCCACTACATGATGTTGCCTTGTTTTATCAAGGCCATGGTTTAAACAAAAACTAGACAAATTGGTAGGGATGCCAATGGACCAGATATTGAATTGCTAAAAAATTCGATAATAAACATATTAACAAGTATAAATGAAATCTGAACTGTAACTTTAGATCATAATCCAAACCATTGAGTTGATATAACGTGATATCTAATCCCAACGTAAGAGCTGCCCATGAGTTGGTAGCTTCATGTTTTGAAGTTGCAACCTACCACAATAATAAGATGTTTTGGTTAAAAGGTATTGTCGAATGCACCAACTTCAGGTTATGACATAATaagaatataaattttatatgaaggGAATTCTGATTAGTTGCTAATAATATAACCTCCATGAGGttatgaacaataataaccataTAATTGCCATATATACCATTTgacttaaaatatttacaacAACATCTTACAAAATTATAAACATTAAATAACGTATTTATTTaattagaaataataaaaaaaacttcaataaagaaatttcaacaaatttagcatttttaaaaatatgaaaattaatatcatatatttaacatgaaaaaattacaaaacttTAAAGAAGAGGGGCAGGATTTCACAACACAAAAAACGCTGGTTTGTTTTTGCTACAGCATGAGGGACAAcaaagaagaggggaagaagggctGGCGTGGAAACCGAGACCCAAGGGCTCGAAACCAAACAAGCACCAAGGATGGAAGGATGAATGTATAAGTGGATGCAAAGGATGTATGATGAGATTGATGGATGATTTTTAGAAACTTCGGGGTGTTGTTTATATAGGCACCAAACtttaaaacaaataacaaattggaaaaggaatCACATTCCTTTCTGAATAaataaaacacaaacaaacaaaaatcgTTACATGTGCAACAATGCCAAATAGTTTCTGCAACAGTGCCAAATAGTATTTGCCAAAGTGCTATAGTGACTGCTATAGTAACCGCCTTTGCTTTTTCCGAAGAAGAAACCATCGTTGCTTGCATTCTTTCGTTGCGTGCGAGATTCCTTTTGCCTTCACGCAACGTTGctttattttacaaaacttgTCGGCAACTACAACAGTCTTTTAGAGGCTCCTCGAGATGATTTACCTCAATGAGTAACCCAAAGTTTATCCTGTGGGGTAATCATAGGGTAAatttttatgttgaaaattACAAATGTAAAAGTCATATTTAACCTGGAGAGTTGCTTTAGGGTAGATTTTAGGGAGATGACCTCCAATGCAAATCCATATTTTAACTTGGGGGATTTTTTCAAGGAGAAGTTCTTCACATACCTGCTCAAACAGATAATACTTGAATTTTACATGGGAAGTACTACACCCATAAAAAGTTTAACCGTGACTTTCAAGGGTCAATTTTTTTCGGTCTTCATGAATGTTTGGCTGCAGGGTTAAGAACTTAGCAACTTCGTTTCTATTTTACTTTGTAGTACTTAGTGTCGTGTTCTGTCTGCCTCTGATTCTATGTCTGAATCATATCCTAAATAAGGAATAATTGCGGCACAACTTCTTCCACAATCTCCTAATTCTTTAACTTGCCATCCTGCATTAATTTGGAATAAATGCTCTTGTAATCATGGCTTGATGCAGATATGGTTTGAGAATGATATTACCATAGGTACATGCTTTGGGTCGTACATATGTATTATGGTGTTTCTATCTTCTAAAATAAGGTTGAATGGATGGTGCCATTTCTTTAATTCTTGTGACAATTTAAATTCCCTCGACCTTGTAATTTCTTCATACCAGTTGTTTGGAGAGGCCTCTTGAACTTCATTCAGAGATAAGTTGTCGTATAAAGGAGCAAAAAAAGAGTATACCTTAATGACAATTTATTGCTTTGTGTCACATGGATAAACATATATTGCATCAATATCTAAATTTACAAAGCCTTCTAAAACCCAATTATTTCGGAATATTTGTTCTACTATATGGGCTAACCACCAATTGAATCGTAACATATGAGTTTATTCTACTATAGTTACGATAATCTTTTCACGTATCCTTGTTCTACTAGCTTTTATAGTGAAATCTTCATATCAAAAACCAACATGTTTGTCCATTTCTTGAGGTTGATACTTGCCAAGATAATTACAAATCCTTTATTGCATTCACAAAAGGAATTGTCTATATGTCTTTTTCGTTGGAACCAAACTAAGCAAAactttagtcatttttttcttaatcaaagATTTCTGGCCATAAACCAAAGTATCTCTTGAATATGCATCTGCTCTAACTTCTCTTGGAGCACTATTTTGTATctataatcaccccaaatttttctaaaggactatgatttttatccaagtgcgaaattcaaatttaggcacaagattcaaatccaaaatacaactcttagatccaaattaaatccaaaatacaactttcagatccaaatgaaatccaaaatactactttcagatccaaattaaatccaaaatactactttcagatccaaaacccaagttcagatccaaatcaatcatttaagactaatttgcccttccttgaagacttagagtttctcttgagctctctctctctccctcttcctctctccatttctctctccaacttggagcaagctataaccctcttggaggcatgatcttggagcttcactcaaaggggattttcaagtgaaggtgtttatcttccttaggtcatctctcattagaggtatgtaatcatcatccctctcatttctttttttttcttatcttcatctcctcatggccaaaggaggtaacactcaacctctttttagagacaagaggctatgctcaagtataccgggagcatgagaagatgagatgatattttattttatgattaaatcatgcttctttcaagtattcttattgttgttatttttcattaacatgttcttattattatgctattcctttttcttgaacacagtcttgttgattgttttcattttctcttctcatcttcatctacccatggccaaaggagatagcactcaacctctttttagagacaagaggctatgctcaagtgtaccgggagcatgagaagatgagatggtattttattttatgattaaatcatgctcttttcaagtattcttgttgttgttgttctttcccttcatgaatatattctcgttgttattattatttcctttctttaatatagacttgttcttgttattttcttttctcatcttcatcttcccatggccaaaggaaataacactcaatctctttttagagacaagaggctatgctcaagtgcattgggagcatgaaaagatgagaggatctttcatttcatgattgaatcatgctttcctttattaaatatagtatcatttttctttctacattttctcctcatcttcatctccccatggctaaaggaggtagcactcaatctctttttagagacaagaggctatgctcaagtgcaccgggagcatggaaagatgagttgatctttcattttaatcatgttctttctttttatgaatacattcttgttgttcttttacttcatcttattttcctctatttcttatttctccatggccaaaggagatagctctcaatctttattttagagtcaagaggctatactcaagtgcaccgggaacatgagaatatgaggtgacatatcatttcatagttacatcatatCGTCCCTtctaattgaaccttgcactttctatcatcctctttctctctttccttcattgaatgttgtctatatattatccatgcatagttgcttggcttgctacttatatgtgaatgtatggtgagaatgagagtgtggtttggggactctttattttatattaatttttgaggttgggacttatCCAACCTGGGATATACCATCAcgaaaatatacatgttaatatgcatttgcatgtcattttgcgctaatttccttcttaatcatcccattaggaaccctaatgagtgtctcgttatgttgcttgttttcttccatacccaacggtggaagaaatatatcccttacaacaaactaaataataacattctatgcttatataaatcctattttccaaaacattttcaaa belongs to Nymphaea colorata isolate Beijing-Zhang1983 chromosome 13, ASM883128v2, whole genome shotgun sequence and includes:
- the LOC116266987 gene encoding uncharacterized protein At2g27730, mitochondrial, which codes for MAMAMGARTTSVRTFFRRFSSSGSGKILSEEEKAAENVYIKKVEQEKLEKIARKGYKPEEHPTAVKTTATDAKSSSPSASSSSGTSTDKYRNYAVLSGVIAIAASVGWYLKSTAKKPEETQD